In one window of Camelina sativa cultivar DH55 chromosome 15, Cs, whole genome shotgun sequence DNA:
- the LOC104746268 gene encoding putative pentatricopeptide repeat-containing protein At3g18840, whose product MKCLKDGFLHHIRSIKTGSALSAISSNQLVNLYSKNGLLREARNVFDEMPERNVYSWNAVISAYLKFNNLKEARELFKSANCERDLITYNTLLSGFAKTDGCESEAIEMFGEMHRKENDGIWIDDFTVTTMLKLSAKLTNAFYGQQLHGVMVKTGNDATKFAISSLIHMYSKCGKFKEVCNVFNGSRVDFVDSVARNAMIAAYCREGDIERALSIFWRNPELNDTISWNTLISGYSQNGYEEEALKMAVSMEKHGLKWDEHTIAAVLNVLSSLKSLKIGKEVHARVLKDGSYSNKFVSSGIVDVYCKCGNMKYAESVHLLYGFGNLYSTSSMIVGYSSQGKMVEAKRLFDSLTEKNLVVWTAMFLGYLNSGQPGSVLDLAREFIIAKENKIPDSLVMVSILGACSLQASMELGKEIHGHSLRTGIFMDKKLVTAFVDMYSKCGNVEYAGKVFDSSFERDTVMYNAMLAGCAHHGHEAKSFQLFEDMTGGGFKPDEITFIALLSACRHRGLVLEGEKYFKLMREVYNISPEVGHYTCMIDLYGKANRLDKAVALMESIDQVDEDAVILGAFLNACNWNKNTELVKGVEEKLLFIEGSNGSRYIQLANAYASSGRWDDMKRIRNLMRGKELGKFSGCSKAYIDNQVHMFTSSDVSHSKTEAIYAMIHFVTKDLSEIAEIKI is encoded by the coding sequence ATGAAGTGCTTAAAGGACGGGTTTTTGCATCACATTCGCTCCATTAAAACTGGTTCAGCCTTGAGCGCAATCTCATCGAACCAGCTCGTTAACCTTTACTCAAAAAATGGCTTATTGCGGGAAGCTCGGAacgtgttcgacgaaatgcctgagAGGAACGTTTACTCGTGGAACGCGGTGATCTCTGCCTATTTAAAGTTCAACAACTTAAAGGAAGCACGTGAGTTGTTCAAAAGTGCCAATTGTGAACGAGATTTGATCACGTACAACACTTTGCTTTCAGGGTTTGCCAAAACTGATGGGTGTGAGAGTGAAGCTATTGAGATGTTTGGTGAGATGCATAGGAAGGAGAATGATGGGATTTGGATAGATGATTTTACTGTCACTACTATGCTTAAGCTTTCTGCCAAGTTGACCAATGCGTTTTATGGCCAACAGTTGCATGGCGTTATGGTGAAAACAGGGAATGATGCAACTAAGTTTGCCATTAGTTCTCTCATTCACATGTATTCGAAATGTGGGAAGTTTAAGGAAGTTTGTAATGTATTTAACGGATCGCGTGTTGATTTTGTTGATAGTGTGGCTAGGAATGCAATGATTGCAGCTTACTGTAGAGAAGGTGACATTGAAAGAGCTTTGAGTATATTCTGGAGAAATCCAGAACTGAATGATACAATTTCGTGGAATACATTGATTTCAGGGTATTCACAGAATGgttatgaagaagaagctttgaagATGGCTGTTAGTATGGAGAAACATGGGTTGAAATGGGATGAACACACTATCGCAGCTGTACTAAATGTTCTGAGTAGTTTGAAGAGCCTGAAGATTGGGAAAGAAGTACATGCTCGGGTATTGAAGGATGGATCATATTCTAATAAGTTTGTAAGCAGTGGAATTGTTGATGTTTACTGCAAGTGTGGAAACATGAAGTACGCGGAGTCTGTCCATTTGTTATATGGTTTTGGAAACTTGTATTCGACTTCTTCAATGATCGTTGGTTACTCTTCTCAGGGCAAGATGGTGGAAGCAAAACGGTTATTTGATTCTTTAACTGAAAAGAATCTTGTGGTCTGGACTGCCATGTTCTTGGGATATCTCAATTCAGGTCAACCTGGTTCTGTGCTTGATCTTGCTCGTGAATTTATTATAGCCAAGGAGAACAAAATTCCTGATTCTTTGGTCATGGTTAGCATCCTTGGTGCATGCTCTTTACAAGCTTCTATGGAACTTGGGAAGGAGATTCACGGTCACAGCTTGAGAACAGGCATTTTCATGGATAAAAAACTTGTTACTGCGTTTGTTGACATGTATTCAAAATGCGGAAATGTTGAGTATGCTGGAAAGGTCTTTGACAGTAGCTTCGAGAGAGACACAGTTATGTACAACGCCATGCTAGCTGGTTGTGCTCATCATGGCCATGAAGCCAAATCTTTCCAGCTTTTTGAAGACATGACTGGGGGTGGATTCAAGCCGGATGAAATCACGTTTATAGCCCTCCTGTCAGCTTGTCGTCACCGCGGCTTAGTCCTAGAAGGTGAGAAATACTTCAAGTTGATGAGAGAGGTTTACAACATATCCCCCGAGGTTGGTCACTATACCTGCATGATAGATTTGTATGGAAAGGCCAATAGGTTGGACAAAGCCGTAGCACTTATGGAAAGTATTGATCAAGTTGATGAAGATGCTGTTATTCTTGGTGCGTTTTTAAATGCTTGTAACTGGAATAAGAATACAGAGCTTGTGAAGGGAGTGGAAGAGAAGTTGCTATTCATTGAAGGATCTAATGGGTCTCGTTATATTCAACTAGCTAATGCATATGCCTCATCTGGTAGATGGGATGATATGAAACGTATACGGAATCTTATGAGAGGGAAGGAGCTAGGAAAATTTTCTGGTTGCAGCAAGGCATATATCGATAATCAAGTTCATATGTTTACTTCCTCTGATGTTTCTCATTCCAAAACAGAAGCTATATATGCCATGATCCATTTTGTGACCAAGGATTTGTCTGAAATAGCTGAAATCAAGATTTAA
- the LOC104746267 gene encoding putative F-box protein At3g17400: MLSDLPRDLAEDVLIRLPMTSMRAVRSVCIKWNTLCKGRSFTKKHLAQAKAAATSEFMSVMVINNRVYLMSVNLHGIHNNVEPSISHLGKLVSLTNSDGDDYDISVVYHCDGLLLCITEDPPRFVVWNPYCGQTRWFEPIRRPNPRYAIGYENSKSCRSYKVLRFCEPSPGYVRYELYYINSKSPSDIMSIPVTIFPDWDIEFYARGVSLKGNTYWFAQENCVGDDGTETGKRIRYI; the protein is encoded by the exons ATGCTGTCTGATCTACCAAGGGATTTGGCAGAGGATGTGCTGATTAGGCTTCCAATGACATCTATGAGAGCTGTGCGATCTGTTTGCATAAAGTGGAACACTTTATGCAAAGGTCGGAGCTTTACAAAGAAGCACCTTGCTCAAGCTAAAGCAGCAGCCACAAGCGAGTTTATGTCGGTTATGGTGATTAATAATCGGGTTTATCTGATGAGCGTCAACCTCCACGGAATTCACAACAACGTTGAACCATCAATAAGCCATCTAGGTAAACTCGTTAGCCTAACCAATTCAGATGGAGACGATTACGATATATCTGTAGTCTATCACTGCGATGGTTTGTTGTTATGCATCACGGAAGACCCCCCTAGGTTCGTTGTTTGGAATCCTTATTGCGGCCAAACCCGGTGGTTCGAACCAATACGCAGACCTAATCCTAGATACGCTATAGGATACGAGAATAGCAAATCATGCCGCAGCTACAAAGTGTTGAGATTCTGTGAACCTTCTCCCGGATACGTTCGGTATGAATTGTACTACATCAACTCTAAATCACCTAGTGATATCATGTCTATCCCTGTTACTATCTTTCCAGATTGGGATATAGAGTTTTATGCACGTGGCGTGTCTCTCAAGGGAAACACTTATTGGTTTGCTCAAGAAAATTGTGTAGGAGACGACGGAACAGAAACAGG GAAGAGGATACGTTACATTTAG
- the LOC104746269 gene encoding probable 1-acyl-sn-glycerol-3-phosphate acyltransferase 5, which produces MEKKSVPNSHTLSLVRVLRGIICLMVLVSTAFMMLVFWGFLSAVVLRLFSVHYSRKCVSFFFGSWLALWPFLFEKINRTKVIFSGDKVPCEERVLLIANHRTEVDWMYFWDLALRKGQIGNIKYVLKSSLMRLPLFGWAFHLFEFIPVERKWEVDEANLRQIVSSFKDPRDALWLALFPEGTDYTEAKCERSKKFAAENGLPVLNNVLLPRTKGFVSCLQELSCSLDAVYDVTIGYKTRCPSFLDNVYGIESSEVHIHIRRIKLTQIPNQEKDINAWLMNTFQIKDQLLNDFYSSGHFLNEGTEKEFNTKKHLLNCLAVVAFTTICTHLTFFSSMIWFKIYVSLVCAYLTTATHFNLRSVPLVETAKKNLKLVYK; this is translated from the exons atggaaaaaaagagtGTACCAAACTCTCATACATTGTCTCTGGTTAGAGTGTTGAGAGGAATAATCTGTCTGATGGTGTTAGTTTCAACAGCTTTTATGATGTTGGTATTCTGGGGGTTCTTATCAGCTGTAGTGTTGAGGCTTTTCAGCGTACACTATAGCCGTAAAtgcgtttccttcttctttggttCGTGGCTCGCCTTGTGGCCTTTCCTCTTTGAGAAGATTAACAGAACCAAAGTTATCTTCTCTGGCGATAAGGTTCCTTGCGAGGAACGAGTGTTGCTCATTGCCAATCACCGAACAGAAGTTGATTGGATGTACTTTTGGGATCTTGCCCTGCGTAAAGGACAGATTGGGAATATCAAATATGTGCTTAAGAGCAGTTTGATGAGATTACCTCTCTTTGGTTGGGCGTTTCACCTCTTCGAGTTTATTCCTGTTGAGCGGAAATGGGAAGTCGATGAAGCAAACTTGAGGCAAATAGTTTCGAGTTTTAAGGATCCCCGAGACGCTTTATGGCTTGCTCTTTTCCCCGAGGGCACAGATTACAC AGAAGCTAAATGCGAAAGGAGTAAGAAATTTGCAGCTGAAAATGGCCTTCCTGTACTGAACAACGTGCTACTTCCCAGGACAAAAGGTTTCGTCTCCTGCTTGCAAGAATTGAGTTGCTCACTTGATGCAG TTTATGATGTGACCATCGGTTACAAAACCCGCTGCCCTTCTTTCTTAGACAATGTCTATGGTATTGAGTCATCAGAAGTTCACATTCACATTCGTCGTATCAAACTAACCCAAATcccaaatcaagaaaaagacaTCAATGCTTGGTTAATGAACACATTCCAGATTAAAGACCAACTGCTCAATGATTTCTACTCCAGTGGCCATTTCCTTAACGAAGGAACAGAAAAAGAGTTCAACACAAAGAAGCACCTCCTAAACTGCTTGGCAGTGGTTGCCTTCACCACCATCTGTACGCATCTCACCTTCTTCTCATCAATGATTTGGTTCAAGATTTATGTCTCTTTGGTCTGTGCCTACCTGACCACTGCTACACATTTTAATCTTCGTTCTGTTCCACTTGTTGAGactgcaaaaaaaaacctcaaattaGTTTACAAATAA